A single Theropithecus gelada isolate Dixy chromosome 7b, Tgel_1.0, whole genome shotgun sequence DNA region contains:
- the LOC112629346 gene encoding actin, cytoskeletal 4-like, with amino-acid sequence MPLSAPLAPSRTQAIGSPTLAHLQGYNHPPPVILCLALAGQDLADYLVKILVGATTASSPQWSGGFVRDIQENLCYVALDLQQEMATAVSSSLLEKSYELSHSQVVTISNEWFWCPEALSQPSFLGMESCCIQETTLNSIMKWDVDICKDLYTNVVLSGSIAMHPSITHRIWKEITARAPRAMKIKIMAVSEHKYSMWISSSILASLFTFQPMWISKQECHQSGPPLFNANASKWTVRRYVACAA; translated from the coding sequence ATGCCTCTGTCAGCGCCATTGGCACCATCACGGACTCAGGCGATAGGGTCACCCACACTTGCCCATCTTCAGGGATACAACCACCCTCCCCCAGTCATCCTGTGTTTGGCCCTGGCTGGCCAGGACCTTGCCGACTACCTGGTGAAGATCCTCGTGGGGGCTACTACAGCTTCATCACCACAGTGGAGTGGGGGATTTGTGCGTGACATCCAGGAAAATCTGTGCTATGTTGCCTTGGACTTGCAGCAGGAGATGGCCACTGCCGTGTCCTCTTCCCTCCTGGAGAAGAGCTACGAGCTGTCCCACAGCCAGGTGGTCACCATCAGCAATGAGTGGTTCTGGTGTCCAGAGGCACTGTCCCAGCCCTCCTTCCTGGGCATGGAATCTTGCTGCATCCAGGAGACCACCTTGAACTCCATCATGAAGTGGGATGTGGATATCTGCAAGGACCTGTACACCAATGTGGTGCTGTCTGGCAGCATTGCCATGCACCCAAGCATCACACACAGGATATGGAAGGAGATCACTGCCCGGGCACCCAGGGCCATGAAGATCAAGATCATGGCTGTCTCTGAGCACAAGTATTCCATGTGGATCAGCAGCTCCATCCTGGCCTCACTGTTCACCTTCCAGCCAATGTGGATCAGCAAGCAGGAGTGCCACCAGTCAGGCCCTCCACTGTTCAATGCAAATGCTTCTAAATGGACTGTGAGGAGATATGTAGCCTGTGCTGCCTGA